A stretch of the Planktothricoides raciborskii GIHE-MW2 genome encodes the following:
- a CDS encoding LuxR C-terminal-related transcriptional regulator has product MDTQEFEEKYAQLTPKLHEVLTQVLQGIPDEEIAENMGIQPPTVRKHIERIYRVLDLNSDFPKDRRSRRSDLFKLFAQHKPEMLLTTPPFFRGAGADPAHNVTEVDSIPPLKRGAGGNLAPNVTEANSTPPFSRGAGGDLASNVTEANSTPPFLRGAGGDPAFNVTEANSTPPFSRGAGGDSAPNVTKTDNKTDSPPHPRNPFIPLTGRVDDPKLFFNREKEIRDIFELLNSGSHVSVVGEKGIGKSSVLQAICREAKSQLLQPREGIYLDLQSLENEDEFYMDLCDRLEITENRGIGLKRELKNKKLLLVMDKVEKLTEDGFIEGKIAGELRGLAEGMNAPLRLVFGSSQSLDQLYQDQGKLSPFENLFIPVKLEPWDETTARAFIAQRLAPTPVSFSEEEISKIIAETGGHPQQLMQRCYETYADYLAKNNGH; this is encoded by the coding sequence ATGGATACACAAGAGTTTGAGGAAAAATACGCCCAACTCACCCCGAAGCTGCACGAGGTACTGACTCAGGTGTTGCAAGGGATACCCGATGAGGAAATTGCCGAGAACATGGGCATCCAACCCCCTACAGTCAGAAAGCATATAGAAAGGATTTACCGGGTTCTTGACCTTAATAGTGACTTTCCCAAAGACCGGCGATCGCGTCGTAGTGACTTATTTAAGCTCTTTGCCCAACATAAACCGGAAATGCTCCTCACTACTCCCCCCTTTTTCAGGGGGGCGGGGGCGGATCCTGCCCATAATGTCACAGAAGTAGACTCTATTCCCCCCTTAAAAAGGGGGGCTGGGGGTAATCTAGCCCCTAATGTCACAGAAGCCAACTCTACTCCCCCCTTTTCAAGGGGGGCTGGGGGGGATCTAGCCTCTAATGTCACAGAAGCTAACTCTACTCCCCCCTTTTTAAGGGGGGCGGGGGGGGATCCTGCCTTTAATGTCACAGAAGCCAACTCTACTCCCCCCTTTTCAAGGGGGGCGGGGGGGGATTCTGCCCCTAATGTCACAAAAACAGATAATAAAACCGACTCTCCACCCCACCCCCGTAACCCGTTTATCCCTCTTACCGGGAGAGTAGATGACCCAAAGTTATTCTTTAATCGAGAAAAAGAAATTAGAGATATTTTTGAACTGCTAAATAGTGGCAGTCATGTGTCAGTAGTTGGAGAAAAAGGTATTGGCAAATCTTCTGTATTGCAGGCTATTTGCCGAGAAGCCAAAAGCCAACTACTGCAACCTCGTGAGGGGATATATTTGGATTTGCAATCGTTGGAAAATGAGGATGAATTTTACATGGATTTGTGCGATCGCCTGGAAATTACTGAAAATCGAGGAATTGGGCTAAAGCGTGAATTGAAGAATAAAAAACTGCTATTGGTGATGGATAAAGTAGAGAAATTGACTGAGGACGGATTTATCGAAGGTAAAATCGCGGGGGAACTACGCGGTTTAGCTGAAGGGATGAATGCCCCCTTGCGTCTAGTATTCGGTTCTAGTCAATCTTTAGATCAACTCTATCAAGATCAAGGGAAGCTTTCGCCCTTTGAAAATCTTTTTATTCCAGTCAAACTAGAACCCTGGGATGAAACCACAGCGCGGGCTTTTATTGCCCAGCGTCTAGCCCCAACCCCGGTATCTTTTAGCGAAGAGGAAATATCTAAAATTATTGCTGAAACTGGGGGTCATCCTCAGCAACTCATGCAGCGATGTTATGAAACTTATGCCGATTATTTGGCAAAAAATAACGGTCATTAA